One part of the Panthera leo isolate Ple1 chromosome D4, P.leo_Ple1_pat1.1, whole genome shotgun sequence genome encodes these proteins:
- the NR5A1 gene encoding steroidogenic factor 1 has protein sequence MDYSYDEDLDELCPVCGDKVSGYHYGLLTCESCKGFFKRTVQNNKHYTCTESQSCKIDKTQRKRCPFCRFQKCLTVGMRLEAVRADRMRGGRNKFGPMYKRDRALKQQKKAQIRANGFKLETGPPMGVPPPPPPPPDYMLPPGLHAPEPKGLASGPPAGPLGDFGAPALPMAVPSAHGPLAGYLYPTFPGRAIKSEYPEPYASPPQPGPPYGYPEPFSGGPGVPELILQLLQLEPDEDQVRARIVGCLQEPAKGRPDQPAAFSLLCRMADQTFISIVDWARRCMVFKELEVADQMTLLQNCWSELLVFDHIYRQIQHGKEGSILLVTGQEVELTAVAAQAGSLLHSLVLRAQELVLQLHALQLDRQEFVCLKFLILFSLDVKFLNNHSLVKDAQEKANAALLDYTLCHYPHCGDKFQQLLLCLVEVRALSMQAKEYLYHKHLGNEMPRNNLLIEMLQAKQT, from the exons GGCTTCTTCAAGCGCACGGTGCAGAACAACAAGCACTACACGTGCACCGAGAGCCAGAGCTGCAAGATCGACAAGACGCAGCGCAAGCGCTGTCCCTTCTGCCGCTTCCAGAAGTGCCTGACGGTGGGGATGCGCCTGGAAG CTGTGCGTGCTGACCGCATGCGGGGTGGCCGGAACAAGTTTGGGCCCATGTACAAACGGGACCGAGCCCTGAAGCAGCAGAAGAAGGCACAGATTCGAGCCAATGGCTTCAAGCTGGAGACAGGCCCTCCAATGGGAgtgcccccaccaccacctcccccaccGGACTACATGCTGCCCCCTGGCCTGCATGCACCTGAGCCCAAGGGCCTGGCCTCTGGTCCACCTGCTGGGCCACTGGGCGACTTTGGGGCCCCAGCACTGCCCATGGCCGTGCCCAGTGCCCACGGGCCACTGGCTGGCTACCTCTATCCCACCTTCCCTGGCCGTGCTATCAAGTCTGAGTACCCAGAACCCTATGCCAGTCCCCCACAGCCTGGGCCACCCTACGGCTACCCAGAGCCCTTCTCCGGAGGGCCTGGTGTGCCTGAGCTCATCCTGCAGCTGCTACAGCTGGAGCCGGACGAGGACCAGGTTCGGGCACGCATTGTGGGCTGCCTGCAGGAGCCGGCCAAGGGCCGCCCTGACCAGCCTGCGGCCTTCAGCCTCCTATGCAGGATGGCTGACCAGACCTTCATCTCCATCGTGGACTGGGCACGCAGGTGCATGGTCTTCAAGGAGCTGGAG GTGGCCGACCAGATGACCCTGCTACAGAACTGCTGGAGCGAGCTGCTGGTATTCGACCACATCTACCGCCAGATCCAACACGGCAAGGAGGGCAGCATCCTGCTGGTCACCGGGCAGGAG GTGGAGCTGACCGCGGTGGCCGCCCAGGCGGGCTCCCTGCTGCACAGCCTGGTGCTGCGGGCGCAGGAGCTGGTGCTGCAGTTACACGCGCTGCAGCTGGACCGCCAGGAGTTCGTCTGCCTCAAATTCCTCATCCTCTTCAGCCTCG ATGTGAAGTTCCTGAACAACCACAGCCTGGTGAAGGATGCTCAGGAGAAGGCCAATGCCGCCTTGCTCGATTACACCCTGTGCCACTACCCGCACTGCGGGGACAAGTTCCAGCAGCTGCTGCTGTGCCTGGTGGAGGTGCGGGCACTGAGCATGCAGGCCAAGGAATACCTGTACCACAAGCACCTGGGCAATGAGATGCCCCGCAACAACCTGCTCATCGAGATGCTGCAAGCCAAGCAGACTTGA